The Raphanus sativus cultivar WK10039 chromosome 2, ASM80110v3, whole genome shotgun sequence DNA segment CATAAACTCAAATATTAcaaccaaaacaaacaaaaaaatggcTGCAGAAGCCAAACCTCAAATCCTCTACTtccctctcttcttcctcctcctctccttccAAGCTGCATCCGTCGCCGGAGGAACATGGGAGCTTCTCTTAAACGACGTCGGAATCTCAGCAATGCACTCACAGCTCCTCATCAACGACCGTGTCATAATGTACGACCGTTCCAACTTCGGCCCTTCAAAAATCTCTCTCCCAAACGGAGCCTGCCGCGACAGCccaaacgacgtcgtttcgaGACGCGACTGCACCGCCCACTCCATAGAATACGACGTCGCTTCGAACAGCATCCGTCCTTTAACCATCCTATCCAACACATGGTGCTCCTCGGGAGGAGTCACTCCTGACGGAGCACTCCTCCAGACAGGAGGAGACAAAGAAGGAGAACGCAAAGCAAGAATGTTCTATCCTTGTCACGACGATTACGATGAGTCTTGTGATTGGTCGGAAGTTGATAACGCACTTAACGTACGAAGATGGTACGCTACGAACCATGTTCTTCCGGATGGTCGTCAGATCATAGTAGGTGGTCGAAACCAGTTCAACTTCGAGTTCTTCCCCAAGACAAAAGCTCCGAGTC contains these protein-coding regions:
- the LOC108834346 gene encoding aldehyde oxidase GLOX-like, encoding MAAEAKPQILYFPLFFLLLSFQAASVAGGTWELLLNDVGISAMHSQLLINDRVIMYDRSNFGPSKISLPNGACRDSPNDVVSRRDCTAHSIEYDVASNSIRPLTILSNTWCSSGGVTPDGALLQTGGDKEGERKARMFYPCHDDYDESCDWSEVDNALNVRRWYATNHVLPDGRQIIVGGRNQFNFEFFPKTKAPSLYNLHFLSETHDAGQENNLYL